A segment of the Panicum hallii strain FIL2 chromosome 1, PHallii_v3.1, whole genome shotgun sequence genome:
CCCTTACACGGGGGCACCGTTACCTGTGTGAGTGTGGGCCGGGACCATCCTTTCGCGCTTTGGCATGACGGCAGGCGAGGGGATTTTTTGAACCCCAGCCTAAAAATCGCTCCCACCAGGAGTCAAACCTAGGACCTGAGGAGTGCTAGTGAGGCCACCTAACCAATCCGACTAGGCACCCGTTCGCCATGATTAAATTGACAAAGGACCAGCTAAAACAAACCCTCTTATCCTGTTCCTAATTCCTATTAAAAGGTATTATCCTGCACTTTTTAAAGAGGCATTCCCAGATTAATAATTCAGTTTAGTCTAACATTGCACCAAACCAGAAGCAAAGTGCCATGATGGTACCAAATAAGGCACCACACAGTGACCAGTTTTCATCATATTTGCATGTTAAGAAACCAAGAGAACAACCAAAGAACAAAAATTACCAGATGACCAGTATGTGCACTAACATTCCCGCCTTCATGATCACTACAAGAACCCAGGTCACAGTATGAGTCGAAAATTAAAACAAGTTCTTCAGAAATGTAACATAAATAAATACAAGGATGGATGAAAAAATACGTGTGAATTGTTATATAGAGACGCATCAACTCCAACATTTTGGGATCGTCAAAACCAAGCATGTGTGAAAAATTCGCAGCATAATCCAGAGAATTATCAGCTTCTATTGATTTCCCATCCTTGAAAATCCTTCAAAATACAAGTGAAACAAAATGATTGGTACAAATTCTAGATTTCCTCACAACTCTAACTTCACAAAATAATCAATCACTGATGTCATCTCCAATAAGTGAATTGAAAGATGAAGCATTTGTGATCAAAAGCTACCTCCGGTAAACATAAGAAGCCACTGGTGGAAGCCGAGCAATCAAATTTAAGACATCTTCATAAGTAGGCTCCCAGAACCTATACATGCACTTGATTGTAAACATCATGAAAAGCAACCATTAAACAACTAATAACTTGGATAACATACAAATCTCCAGCTTACTTTGTTTTCGGCAATCCTTTGTCATAAGCCTTTTGAAATTCACTCTCAACCTGAAATCGAGTAAAAACAAGAAGAGTTGCACTTTGAAGACTTAAAGTAATTCCAAACACCAGATAAGATACAATGTGAAACTAATTTAAATACTACTTGCAACAGTTTTAAAATACAACTGCAAATAAACCACAAGTAAATGTGATTTTTTTTCCACAAGACTTTcgaggaaagaaagaaacaacATGCCAGAAGTGGAAGGACTAACCTGAAGAGCCATTACTCCAGTGGTAAACTGTGTCATAGGGTGTGCAGTTACAGGGAGAGCATCTATTGCCTTATAGACATGAGCTGCAAACCATATCAATAATCAGCTGCTAGAGAGCAAAGTGGCAAGATTGAGCACATAAACTTCACAAGATCAGACTAACAAAAACATATGGATCTCTCTATTGATTTTTTTTGAAAGTTCAGATCTCTCTATTAATCTGTAGGACATTAGCATCAATCCATTCAGACAGTCTGTGGATTTAATTGGCCAAACTTCCGAGGGGAAAAACAATAACACAAGTAGCCAGCAGTGTAATCAAAGTACCTGGGACACTTGAACGGGCCAGCAATTCCTTTGATAGGGTATCAACTTGCTCTTTGGTTGGAACCTGAAACAAAAAACCAACAGCCTTAAAGCTGACAGAAATAGGGTGATGATTGGTGATTGGAGATAACTTAAAACATAATACAGGAATaacaatacaaaccacaaaaGATAAGCAAGAAACTTGTCCATTCTGAATCAATCAGCAACAAAATAGTTTCCTAGTCTTGGAGGAACACTTTTGGCACATTTCTAGACTAAAATGGAGTAAGTGATTTGTAGGCAGGCATTTACCTTTCCTGTCAAAAGAAGCCAAAGGAGACCCTCAGGCAAAGGCTCACCACCCTTAACTGCCGTCGGCAGCACTTCCTGGCACTCTGGAATTGACAGGCCCCTAAAACGAATGCCCTGGATAGAAAAGAGTAGTTATTAGCTAATGAATGCTGTGTTTCTTTGCTTCACTTCGAACTTTAAATATGTTAAGCAGAAACTAGATTACATCCAAAAAGAGCAACGAGGAGAGATGTGTGTCCACCCATTCAGATATGGTAAAATTGAAATAACCCCCAACACTATCATAAAAACAAGAAATGCAGCCATCATTCGAAAAGAAACTGCCTTAGAAAATTCTGGTAAATTCCCACGCCATAGTAAATTCTTAGAAAATTAATCCATGTTCATCTTCTATAGATCACTGTGCAATACTTAATTCTGAAACTTTGTTCATATTTTGACATAGAATGGACATGAACTTGATAGTAAACTATACACTATGCTAACATAGCATCGTGAAGTGGATGAACGTGAGATTACCTCCTCTGGGTCAAGTAGTGATGTTTCCCAAAGCATCCCAATCATCCCTCTCATTCCACCAAGGACCTGCAAGAACATTTTTTTGGGAATTTTCAGATGATAAGTTAGTATACATTCTAGAAAAGCAACAGAGCTATCCGTAGATATTAGATAGTGATATATCCATACCATATCCACATTTATGTTTCCAAGCTGGACCTTTCCATGCTCTGACTTAAGCTTCTTTAGGCGATCCTGTAACAACAATACAGTAGAGTAAGTGCTGTTTTCACCTAACATCTGAGAACAGCAAGGCGAGATGAACAGGTGTTCATATTTCATAAAGACAAGTTGTTAGATAAATCAGCTGCAAGTAGGTTCTCTTAAAATTATTCTAAATTTTCTGAATACAGCTAGTTCCAAAAATAAAGCCATGCACAGATTGATTGCTTCTGACAGGAACGGGATAGAACTGATGTGCAATAGATGCTACTTTCAGAGAAGAAACTGCTTTCATGTTCCACCAGATGTTGAGAAGAAAATGTTATTGGACGCAGAATTAAGCAAAATCTCACAGAACCTCATGAACTAAATAAAAGGGATTGACACTTTTGGCTAAAAGAACAGAAGATAAGGCATCAGATACCCCAGGAACTTTTCAACTTTACAAGATTTACAGACGTTTTCTATTGAGTAGCAAACCTGTTGTTCGGGAATCAGTTCCTGCAACTGGGACTTGAGATCCTGCATTTGCAGAAACACAATCAGCATCATGCCCAGACCGCACAAAATTCTGGCACAAGGCACGAAGGAGGACGAACAGTCTTACGAGATCGGAAGCGCTCTGCATCTGCAACCATCTGACACCACCCAGAGTGCTGGCTTCCTGCGCCTGCCAGCAACAAACACAGGAAACGAAAATCTCAGCAGAAAGCGCCCCAAAAACCGGTGAATCAGCACGCGAAATACAGAGGCGCCACAGGTAATCGGACCACCCACCACGCGGGATCGCAGCCTCGAGACCGCGGTGAGGCCCCGGAAGAACGCCATGGCCGGAGCGCTCGGCTACCGCACCTGCGCGGACACAGCAACGATCTCATCAGGCCACCGCAGTTGAATCGAGCCGAAACCCCAACcaaaaaacaaaaaaagaacTAGGGGAAACAAAGCGGTAATTACTACTCCAGTCCGCCACGCCGCAGACAAATCCGCAACAGAGCCGGGGGAGATTGGAGACGGGAGACGGGATTGGATTCGAGGGCTCGCGGCGGAGAGGAGTCTCGAGCGAACAAAACGAGCAAATCTGTGTAGGCTTGCTTACCAAGGAATGAAGAGATCAACACGGGAGGGAGGGCGGGGGCGCGTGTTCCGCTGCGAGGATGGTGGGGAGCCGAGAAGTTGGGGGAAGGAATGGGGGTGGTCGTCGCCCGTCGGCCTCGGTTGGTGAGGGGCGAGCCGAATATATGCTGGGGTTTTGTTTGGGGGAGCAATCGTTTGAGGGTTCGGTTTCGATggatttttaaaaaaaaagaaaatgttGTGTTTGCATTGAATTTTTAGCTATCCGAGAGACCGAGATAGTGGGGAATTTCTTTGAGGCGAGCAACTTTGTTTTCAACAGGTTTGAAAGGGGAAAAACAAGAGAACACGAGTagtttctctctcttttttttagaAGAACACAAGTATGACTTGTATTTAAGCTTCAATGCACAGTAAGGTTGTCAGCTGCCACCTTCAATGGACTCTAGGGATTTCTAGATTAATGGATGGGAGGTTTGAGGAGCTTGGAACATGTGAAACGATGACTGGTGCACAACCACAAGACAAATAATTTGATGTGGCGCGGGCCTCTTCCCCATTTGACCttacgaggaagaaagggacATCGGTTGCTAGCTCTAGCGACGTAGACGGTTGTGACACATAGATCCTAGGTGTTTAGAAAGGTCGATTGAAAAATCTATCGGTCAATGCTTCAAAGTTTGTAGCGATGTTACACTTTGGCACCTAAAAAAGCAAGACGGCATCACACTTCATCAGGGAAAAGATATTTTCTGGCAGATCGTCTGtttgtttaattttttttacAAGTACAAAGACATCtcagaaaaaaaagaaacttCAAAATGGAACGGCGCCCTCCCTCGTAGTTGGCACTTGGGCACTTGGCAGACCTGCCGTTAGGATTCTGAACGGAACGGGGGAGGTCGTCAAGTCTTGCTACCCAAGAAGAACAGGGAGGCAGCTTTTGGTCTGTATGAGACATGTGGGCCTGCGGGTCACTTGGGCTGAGAAGTAGAACGCATGCCATCTTTTTCCTTTGCAGGCCCGAGCCCACTTAAGCCGCGGCCCATCGATCACTTCAGTGCATtcccttccgccccacctcgCCTCTAGCCCTCTACTCCTATAACCCTCTCTCCCCTCTACTGCTGCCACTCTTCTCCACGCCTCCCGTCCCGTGGCCGTTGTTCAGAGGCCACTTCCCCACGAAGCCACGACCACGACCCCaggctcctcgccgccgcagcTTGCAAACCCTAACCGAGCTCGCGGGGCGCCGCGCGAGCGGGAGCATCCATGGAAGGCGGCCGCAAAAGGGGCACGGCCGACGGCGCCAATGGGGCCTCCGCCGGCGGGAAGCGTGCGCGAGGTGAGTCGAGCGGAGCCCGCCCTCGCTCTGGTCGCGAACCGTCATCCTCTCGGGAGTCGGGACTTGCTTTCTCGTGTACCGGTTGAACTCTGCGTGTCTGGAATTGGTTGGGTTCGAGCTGTTTGCTATGTTAGGGTTTGGGGATTTTCGGGGGGAGCCGCGTGGTGCGGTGATCTGGCGGGATCTAGGGTTGTTGCTTAGTGAAATGAGAATCACCTAATTTAAGTTTCGTCAACTCGGCGCGTAGTTTTAATTATGTTGCATTTTTGCATTATTCGGGTGGGGGCATGGGGCTTATCTACTGCATTTTGGCCTAGAATCATTTCATTTTGGGTACAGGTCTTCTGTTTGTATTACAAGGgtttataatttttttttaaTTGTTGGCTTGCTGTGTCCTTGACCCACTCAATAATTTGGCAAAATCCTGGAAAGAATCTCTTGGTAGTAGATACAGGCTGAAGTCAGTCCACTTTGTGTACTTTAATTAATTCACTATGCTGATGTAGGCAAGCCCTCATTATTGTTCATTCTTGTATACCTAGAGTAGTAAATGAACAAAATATTAACTTGGCGAGTACAATTAATTTGATGTAACAGAATCGGAGTCATTTCAAACTGGTGTAGGAAGCAAAACGAAGCCATGCACCAAATTTTTCAGGTTATAATCCAACTTAAAATGAACTCCACCTGGTAACATTTATTCTGCATAGCTGCTTATTTCAATTAAAATTTACTTGCTTTTGTTGAAAGAATCTCTTATGGCTAACAGAGCAGTTAAGAAATATTGTGATACAGGTGCTCCTAATCCAGGTTTAAGAACACTACTGGAGTAAAATTGGAATGCAAATGGTTATGTGAATCACTTTGAACCTTTGAAAGATGGAACAACAGTATAAGGATATATAACTCCTTTTCAGCTGAACAATCAGTTGCTGTGATGATGCAGCGTCATCTGCTCAAATTGAGAAGAAGTTTGAGTACATGACTTGGGAACTGTAATTGAAATCCCATCTTGAAATTGTGCAACCTATATCCTTCACAATTTACAACAATTATTCTAATATTTGGTATCTATACAGGGACAATTTTACTACTTTATGGTTCGAAATTATACTTATTACATACATCATTAGATGTTCCAATAAATGTTCACTGCCTATATTATGATATTTGAACTTCTAATCGTTTAACCGTGTGTCAGGATCTAGAACACATGGTACCAACAATATGCTCTTAAAAGTTAAGCCTAGTGTTTGAAATGTAGCTAACTCTGATTTTTTTAACAATATTGCAGATGAACATTTTCTATGATTTTGTTAAGCATGTTAGATTTTCTTCAGATTATTCTGATGTTTGTCCAAACTGGCACATCATAATTTCATTACTTTTGCTTGCTTCAGCTGTTACCATATATTTATTATTCAGATGCTACTTCAGTTACTTACCCGGATATTCTCACCGTGCAGTACTTCTGGTTGCCCCTTTGGCGAGGGCTGCCATTTTCTCCATTGCTTCCCTGGTGGCTACCAGGCAGTTTCAAAGATGACCAACCTAGGCGGCCCAGCAGTTGCACCTCCTGGAAGAATGATGATGGGTGGGCCACCTACGCCCACTGTGAAGACTCGATTGTGCAACAAGTACAACACTGCAGAGGGATGCAAATGGGGGGGCAAATGCCACTTTGCACACGGTGAAAGGGAGCTTGGCAAGCCTATGTTGATGGACAGCTCTATGCACTCCCCTGTGGGACCAAGGCCCACCGGTCACTTTGCACCTCCGCCTATGGCTAACCCTGGCATGGCCACTCCAGCAAGCTTTGGCGCTTCTGCCACAGCCAAGATTAGTGTTGATGCATCCCTTGCTGGTGGCATCATCGGGAGGGGTGGAGTTAACACGAAGCAGATATCTCGAGTCACTGGGGCCAAGTTGGCCATCCGGGACCATGAATCAGATACCAGCTTGAAAAACATCGAGCTTGAGGGCACCTTTGATCAGATCAAGCATGCTAGCGCTATGGTCAGGGAGCTGATTGTCAACATCAGTGGCAGTGCCCCTCCACTGGCCAAGAACCCACCTAGAGGACCACACCGCGGTGGAGGCACAGGAAGCAACTTCAAGACCAAGATGTGTGAGAACTTCGCAAAAGGATCGTGCACTTTTGGTGACAGGTGCCACTTTGCCCATGTTGAAAATGAGCTACGCAAGCCTGCTGCTGCTTGAGATCCATGCCGTTGTCCATATACTTCGTAGTGATTAGTCAGTGTAACTCTTAACTTGGTCTCGGATGACTTCTTTAGGCCTATCTACTGAATTCGTTTTCTGTTTTTCTTGGATGTTCAGTTGTGATATGTCTAGGAGCCTGGTTCTAATACCCTTCTACGTGCCAAGTGTTAGTGCTGCTAATTTCCCTGTATCTCTTTGTACCCTCGGTTCCGATGGTTAAATGTAAACGTTGCCAGGGTTCCTTTTGGTAACTTGATGTTTTGTCATGTTGCAGTTCATCATTTTGCAGGATGGTATTGGATCTCGCATGAGTACAGTAAATGTACAAATTTAAGGGATCAAGCATCGAATTCGAGTCATCATGACCGTCAATGCATCAAGTGTGATATACAAGACCATTCCATAGTGTGAAAAGAAGTTCAAACAATTGGAACTTGGTTACATCGCTAGTCAGCGAAGCACAAGTTGTGCAGTGCTACAACAGATTGGCACAACTGTCATATAAACCTAGTCAAAAAATACGTTACTCTGGCAATAGTTGTACTTGTACATACAAAACAAGGTAGGCTGCCTACCTACACTGCTCATGCCAACCAACAGCTAGGTCAGTCCTGATTTCTAAAAAGGCGCCTGCGCTTGGACGTTTGGTTCTCCTCAGGTGTTTCCTCGACAACCTGTTCTTGCAAGACCAAGCCTCGGTTCCGGGTGAGTTTTCTGATCGGCGTTCTTTGCGCACGTGCCTCC
Coding sequences within it:
- the LOC112890831 gene encoding citrate synthase 4, mitochondrial-like; translated protein: MAFFRGLTAVSRLRSRVAQEASTLGGVRWLQMQSASDLDLKSQLQELIPEQQDRLKKLKSEHGKVQLGNINVDMVLGGMRGMIGMLWETSLLDPEEGIRFRGLSIPECQEVLPTAVKGGEPLPEGLLWLLLTGKVPTKEQVDTLSKELLARSSVPAHVYKAIDALPVTAHPMTQFTTGVMALQVESEFQKAYDKGLPKTKFWEPTYEDVLNLIARLPPVASYVYRRIFKDGKSIEADNSLDYAANFSHMLGFDDPKMLELMRLYITIHTDHEGGNVSAHTGHLVGSALSDPYLSFAAALNGLAGPLHGLANQEVLLWIKSVIEETGSDVTTDQLKDYVWKTLKSGKVVPGFGHGVLRKTDPRYSCQREFALKHLPEDPLFQLVSKLYEVVPPILTELGKVKNPWPNVDAHSGVLLNHFGLSEARYYTVLFGVSRSMGIGSQLIWDRALGLPLERPKSVTMEWLENYCKNKAA
- the LOC112893071 gene encoding zinc finger CCCH domain-containing protein 14, translating into MEGGRKRGTADGANGASAGGKRARESESFQTGVGSKTKPCTKFFSTSGCPFGEGCHFLHCFPGGYQAVSKMTNLGGPAVAPPGRMMMGGPPTPTVKTRLCNKYNTAEGCKWGGKCHFAHGERELGKPMLMDSSMHSPVGPRPTGHFAPPPMANPGMATPASFGASATAKISVDASLAGGIIGRGGVNTKQISRVTGAKLAIRDHESDTSLKNIELEGTFDQIKHASAMVRELIVNISGSAPPLAKNPPRGPHRGGGTGSNFKTKMCENFAKGSCTFGDRCHFAHVENELRKPAAA